In Lactuca sativa cultivar Salinas chromosome 5, Lsat_Salinas_v11, whole genome shotgun sequence, the DNA window gactttgaccaggggtaaaatagtcattttaccctgagggcaTTTACAAGTAACTGATCTAGTGTTTTTGGGATTTGTAGTCGGTCAGTTCCAAAGCAGCAGTCAGCCACTTTCagagttagcatctcagcagccagcactaagaggtgagtttccttccagtaggaacgggtctacggccacaatgccgacgcATTTAGCTTGTAGTTAGTTCCggtcttcggtccgatgcagtagttcagggtgtttgatgtctttatgattcaagcatgtctatgtgttaggtgttctggacttcggtccaatgcagtatgcagtatatgtgtttatgctagttgatatgttatgctatgctatgttcagtcaattccagacttcggtccgatgcagttagttccggactttggtccgatgcaatcAGTTCtagatttcggtctgatgcagctagttccggacatcggtctgatgcaggggacaaagtcccagtcagttccggacttcggtttgatgcagtttccggacttcggtctaatgCAGAGGGCATGGTCctggtcagtttccggactttggtccgatgcagttccggactccggtccgatgcagcgggcaaggcccaatatgtgctttatatgttattgcatggtatgtggtagtttgggggacctgactaagctttgtgcttacagtttcagttttggttttaggtacttctgttagtaaggggaagagctcgagatgatggcATGGCGTACACCATGGCTTCAGTCTAGCCTGGgaatttactctgatattttgatatgattgatACAGTCTTTGTTTGACTACTGTTACTATGACTTTGAGTTACTCGttccatggttttattatatatgacgtttgatgttgtgatttttagtagtattaaaacaaaaatttttggttcgtattttgggttgttacaatacTTGTGGAAAACAATAACTTACATGCGAAAGACTCTCTCAATCCTAACCAGAAATTCGCATATGAAGAGATAATGAGTCACGTGGAAGAAAACATTTCAGGTGTGTTCTTCATAGATGGTCCTGGTGGAATTAGAAAGACGTTTTTGTATAGAGATTTATTAGCAAATACTCGTGCCCGTGGTCTCATTGCACTTGTGACAGCTACGTCAGGTGTTGCGGCTAATAACATGCCACGAGGGAGAACAACCTACTCGCGGTTTAAAATTCCTATCAATGTTGAAAATAACTCGAtgtgaaaaataaataaacaacatgGGGCATCTCATCTACTTCGAGAGGCAAAGGTAATTATATGGGATAAAGCATCAATGTCTAAAAGGAAAGTAGTGGAGGTAGTTGAATGAACAATGAAAGACATCACAGGTGAGAAACTCCCATTAGGTGGAAATATAATGATTATGGGAGGTGACTTTAGACAGGTGCTGCCAGTTGTAAAGCGTGGCACGCGAGCACAAATTGTAGACTCTAGCTTATGAATGTCACCTCTTTGACCATCGATTAAAAGGCTTCGGTTAACTATCAACATGAGACCAGTAACTGACCCATGGTTTTCAGATTTTTTATTAcgggttggtgatggaaatgagGAAATTATGGACGAGAACTTTATTTGCATACCTGATGACATGGCTATTAAATACACTAATAAAGCTAACTCAATGGATGCTCTTATTGATGCAATCTTTCTTTCTCTGCAATCCAACGAAGCTGATTCAGAATTTATCATTTCGAGGGCGATATTGACAACTAAAAATGAAAGTGTTGATGAGATAAATGACCAAATGATCGAGCGGTTTTCAGGAGAGAAAAAAGTTTACTACAGTTTTGATGAAGCGGAAGATGATAGTAATAACTTATATCTGACGGAGTTCTTGAACTCACTGAATGTTAGTGGTCTTTCCCCTCATTATATTCGGTTAAAAATTGGTTGCCCAATAATTTATTACAAAATATCGATCCATCAAATGGATTATGTAATGGGACCAGATTGAAATGTAGAGCTTTCCAGCAAAATGTCATTGATACAGAAATAATTGTTGGTCAACATGCTGGAAAAAGAGTGTTTTTGCCAAGAATTCCTCTATGTCCGTCTGATGATGAGATGCTCCCATTCAAATTGAAGAGAAAGCAATTTCCAGTTCGCCTTAGTTTCTCGATGACGATCAATAAAGCTCAAAGACAAACAATTTCAAACGTGGGAGTTTATCTACCAGACTCGATATTCTCACATGAACAACTTTATGTGACATTATCCAGAGGAATATCACGTGTTAATACAAAAGTATTAGTAAAGCCAGAAAAAACTTTCGATCATGATGCAATCTACACATCAAACGTAGTGTACAAAGAAGTCTTATGTGATTAATAAGGTAAAATTAAGAAGTCATTATTTTACAATTGTTACAATATGTAATCCTGTATAATAATTTGATGTTTATTGCAAAAGATGTCATTATATTATGCATTGACTTTTATCTATTGATGATTTAAAAGAACAAACATGCATGATTGTAGATTGATATTTATAACGACGTAACACGTAAATTTATTTACCAACGTTTTATTGAAGAAATAAAAGAATTATCAATATTTTGTAGCTTGTTTAATACTTAACTGtttttatggtttgatcaaaTTTCCGCAAAGTAACTATTCAACGAAATAAGTTAATTACCGCTCGGAAACTATTTGTCGCCGCCACTTTGTGCGGGTAcaccactagtgtgtgtgtgtgtgtgtgtgtgtgtgtgtgtgtgtgtgtgtgtgtgtgtatatatatatatatatatatatatatatatatatatatatatatatatatatatatatatatatatatatatatatatatatatatataacatattgaCATTAGTTAACATTATTTGTTGTAATTGGATCAGCAAAAATAAATAGGGGTCTTGATAAGATGACAAGAGAAAatctaaatgaaaaaaaaaaattgtctctAGGTTCTCGACTATCTTTATTAAAGTTGGAgaatttaattaagaatttaaGTTATTTATGAATTCGTGGACATTGTTTCATAAAAATACAGCTATGTATTTATCATTTGAACTTAAAAGCGGATTATTAATAATACAGGACTTTTGATCAAATCAAAAACAATGACGTTTgaattatatttaataaaaaacgTAAAGTTATGATGTGCAACCCCCCCTAACGTTACAACCACAACCATGATGTTACTCCCAACATGTACTATAGTCTATAACAATATGCTACTTGAAATCGGTAATAATGACAGATAACATGAATTGCATTAAAGGTAAACACTACGAAAATAAACATGCAACATTATGTTATTATAAAGATGGTCAATCGTCTATGATAAAATGAAATTAAATGGgaataaagaaataaaataatagatTACATATGCAAGAGTTAGTCAAACATCTAATTTGTTATAACTACATTTAAATGAAGACAAAattagtattttattttatttaacaaaGATATACCACTGGATGGATTTGTATGTAATTTATTTTGTCTGAGTTATATTTAACTCTCATCAAACAGATAtttatttatcacttttaatATTTCTTTTATAGAACAAAATTGTAAATCTAACAAAATATcgtgaaaattttaaactttagtaatgaaaaaaataaatattttacgaaaataacaaaaaataaattaattaaaatttgaaaGTTCTTTTAATAACATTGTGGCATGGACTATTCCCACACAAAAAATGTGTGGCTTCGGCTTTTTGTTGAAAGTTAGGATATCGacggttttatttatttttgatagtttttctttaaaaaatttcaaaaaaatccAACATAcgaatttttatattaaaaatagagAAATTAAATTGATTCCTACTTTTTATACCTACAAATGTTTCTACTCAATAAAATGATCAATAAAATGATAACAAGTATTATTATTCTATATTTTTTAAACTAACTCATTAAGGCTATATTAAGAATATATTTTTGAACTCATAAAAAATAGAAATCAATTTAACTTCTCTAGTCATAATTTTAGTGGGTAGAAATAATTATAGAAATAAAAGGTAAAAggtaatttaatttctcttaaaaaTAAGACATTGTGTTGTTATTTTTAGCATTTAAACCCGTGACATTAGTACCACTCAATTTTGTCTAGTATCATGTAACATGCATAAAATCCTCGTGGCCT includes these proteins:
- the LOC111898400 gene encoding uncharacterized protein LOC111898400 → MRPVTDPWFSDFLLRVGDGNEEIMDENFICIPDDMAIKYTNKANSMDALIDAIFLSLQSNEADSEFIISRAILTTKNESVDEINDQMIERFSGEKKVYYSFDEAEDDSNNLYLTEFLNSLNVSGLSPHYIRAFQQNVIDTEIIVGQHAGKRVFLPRIPLCPSDDEMLPFKLKRKQFPVRLSFSMTINKAQRQTISNVGVYLPDSIFSHEQLYVTLSRGISRVNTKVLVKPEKTFDHDAIYTSNVVYKEVLCD